A single region of the Aurantiacibacter sp. MUD11 genome encodes:
- a CDS encoding ligase-associated DNA damage response exonuclease, whose product MAAPFSWIRPEPHGVHVVPADMWIDPSKAVDTAMVTHGHADHARGGHGKTIATPETLAIMELRYNTREGASPVEYGETIRLPGGVDATYIPAGHVLGSAQILLEHAGERVVITGDYKRRADPTCPPFEVTPCDIFITEATFGLPLFTHPPIEEEMAKLLGRLEAHPDRCVLVGAYALGKAQRVIAELRAAGHAQPIYLHGAMEKMCRLYQEFGVDLGELRLVSDHEKDDIHGHLVVCPPAALNDRWSRRLPDPITAMASGWMRVRQRARQRNVELPLVISDHADWGELTRTIEEVDPQETWITHGREEALLRWHQLHQRRARALALVGYEDEDD is encoded by the coding sequence ATGGCCGCCCCTTTTTCCTGGATTCGCCCCGAGCCGCATGGCGTGCACGTGGTGCCTGCCGATATGTGGATCGACCCGTCGAAAGCGGTCGATACCGCGATGGTGACGCACGGCCATGCCGACCATGCGCGCGGCGGCCACGGCAAGACGATCGCCACGCCGGAAACGCTGGCGATCATGGAACTGCGCTACAACACCCGCGAAGGCGCAAGCCCGGTGGAATATGGCGAGACGATCCGCCTGCCCGGCGGCGTCGATGCCACTTACATCCCCGCCGGCCATGTGCTGGGCAGCGCACAGATCCTGCTGGAGCATGCCGGAGAGCGGGTGGTGATCACCGGCGACTACAAGCGCCGCGCCGACCCGACCTGCCCGCCTTTCGAGGTCACGCCCTGCGACATCTTCATCACCGAGGCGACCTTCGGCCTGCCGCTGTTCACCCACCCTCCGATCGAGGAGGAGATGGCCAAGCTGCTTGGTCGGCTGGAGGCGCACCCGGATCGCTGCGTGCTCGTGGGCGCCTATGCGCTGGGCAAGGCACAGCGCGTGATCGCCGAATTGCGCGCCGCCGGGCACGCCCAGCCGATCTACCTGCACGGTGCGATGGAGAAGATGTGCCGCCTGTATCAGGAGTTCGGCGTCGACCTCGGTGAATTGCGGCTGGTCTCGGACCATGAGAAGGACGACATCCACGGCCACCTGGTCGTCTGCCCGCCCGCGGCGCTCAACGATCGCTGGAGCCGCCGCCTGCCCGACCCCATCACCGCCATGGCCAGCGGCTGGATGCGCGTACGACAGCGCGCCCGGCAGCGGAATGTCGAGCTGCCGCTGGTGATCTCCGACCATGCCGACTGGGGCGAACTCACCCGCACCATCGAGGAGGTCGACCCGCAGGAAACCTGGATCACCCACGGCCGCGAGGAAGCACTGCTGCGCTGGCACCAGCTGCACCAGCGGCGCGCCCGTGCGCTGGC